From the Halarchaeum grantii genome, the window CGGCCGCCGGGAAGTCACCCTCGGGGTAGCGCGAGCGGAGGCTCGCCCGGACGGCGTCGCGGACGCACGCCCGCGCCGCCGCCCCCACCTCGGTCCCGCTTCCCGCGAACGTCGCCGGCTCACCGCTCGGGTTCGCGCCCGCGACGACCGCGTCCGTCGTCGTCCCCGGGAAGCCGGTCTCGGCGAGCAGCGTCGCGGTCTTCGCCTCCACGGCGACCGAGAGGAGCGTCGCGAGCGCGGCGTCGTCGAGCGCGCGCGCCGTCCCGAGCACGACGTTCACCGTGCCGACGCTCGGCTCCTGCGTCTCGGGTTCCTCAGTATCGCGCTCGCCGTCCATCGGAAGGGCGGCGGGG encodes:
- a CDS encoding adenosylcobinamide amidohydrolase; amino-acid sequence: MFDATVREGVLRVAASGARWLSTGWDGGYVDADAAYNVSVPEGWSRTDLSAYAAERRDDAGFGTAGPTLLTGVAMSHARGARSERVTAYATAGVSNPAALPMDGERDTEEPETQEPSVGTVNVVLGTARALDDAALATLLSVAVEAKTATLLAETGFPGTTTDAVVAGANPSGEPATFAGSGTEVGAAARACVRDAVRASLRSRYPEGDFPAAVADADHGVVTTRSAEVFRV